The Corvus hawaiiensis isolate bCorHaw1 chromosome 9, bCorHaw1.pri.cur, whole genome shotgun sequence genomic sequence TGCCAACATGCAAAATGCCTGCACATTTCTGTAAACACTGTTTGCACGGGTTTCTTTGCAAACAATTCTTGCAAaccattttttttgttcttttttaacgGGGAAATGCCCACAAAGACAACCCACACATCAAACCGAGTTAAGTGCATCAAATCCAGCCATCAGAGGAGCGGGAATGGAAGCCTGGCAGAAGCCTGGAGAGGTGAACTCAGGCATGGCCCCGGGGCTCAGCCACCACCTGCCTGCAGGCTGGGGCAGCCCCGGAGGCTCAGGCACAGGGCCTGACACTGGCACCAGGATGTTGCAGACATTCACGGACAGAAATCCAGCTACTGCTGTCTCAGTGTCATGGCAAACAATGTGCCAAGGCTCAGACTGGCCAGCAAATGCCAAAAGATGGCAATGAGTTCAGCAGCATCCCCACTCTGGATGCCACGTtggtgccacagcagctccttgggctgACAGCCAGCATGCAGCCCTTTCCCATGGGTTTTGGGGAGCTGGCTCACACAGCCTCTGGACACAGCATCCTCTCCCAACAGGAAGCCCACCTTGGAGCTACCTGTTTAAGGTGGAACCCCTTCCTCTGGCATTTTAGCTCTAATGCTGCCAGAGATACGTCTGTCCCGCTGGCTCAAAAGTATACACCTGCTTTACTTCAAACCAAAAGGTACTTACCCCTCCTCCCCCAATCCTTAAGGAAAATTGTGTTTCAAGTTTCTAACCCATCTCCACACACACTTTTTGAGAAACAAAACATCAGTCATTGCAAAAGCTGCCATCAGTCCCACACCAGGACAAAACCAGAGTCTCACAAGAGCAGGACATCTTCCCATGCCAGCAAGCTCCCTGTGGGAGCTCTGcttcagaaaacacagcaaaccaAAGCTCAAAGCCCTCTCTCCCTCCAGACCTGTCCCACAGCAAGGCTGTAGCCCCCTGCAAAACCCTGACATAGGCACCAAAAGCAGCAGGTTCCAGCCCAGTgtgaggctgggcaggaggagcaggagtgccGGCCCTGGTACAGGGAAATGTTGTGTCAAGGCGTCAAAATGCAACActcccagaggaaaaataaataaagaattgCATCAGCAGCAAACACTACTGAGGACAATAAATAGCACGGGGATTTTACAGGGATTTTTGGTCTAAGATGCCTCAGGAGCCCCTGTGCTGGCGGGGCCCGGGGTGCACACCCCGCCCTGGAAAACAGGAGCCGCACTGGAAGCTTTGCGGGAGCGGAGCCGCGGGgatgtgctggcacagggagctgggcagcGCCAGGCTGGGCGTCCCAGTGCCAGGCTgagggcagcactgccagcacctcAGGAAAGGCCTTGCATGGAAGCGTCACCCAGCGATCCTCCCCAGGCTCTCCTGCCAGCGGGACAGCACATAGGACCCTCCCAGCAGGAATGACCTGCATCCCCAGGGCAGCACAAACCCCCGCATTATGAAGGCAGGGCTgcgagctggaggagctgcagggctcaTGCCGGGgaggacagagcagagaaagcagcaaaagcTGTAACTACCTGCCCAGGAGTGATGGagcacccagagcagcagcagcacagccatggTTTATGCCTCTGCTGCAACTCCAGGGTGAGGTCCTGGGAATTgccagctgcatcccacagcaccatgcTGCCCCATGGACCAGCCAATGTCAGCCATCCAGGCAGCAAGGGGTGAGGAGAAAGGCAAATAAATCCCCTTGTTACCCCTCccaagcactgcagcagcaggaggcagcgCCCAAGCAGCACATtcacctcctccttcccaggcaAACCCAGGCCTGCCCTGAACAGCCACCACTCACATCCCTGCCTTCCACCCACCAGGAGGAGAGCccatccctgcagagcctggaaAGTTACCACAAGGCGTGCTGTCCCCTCCACTGGTGGCCCAGCCAGTAGCCACCCTGCTGTGGGTgactgaggaagaggaggtcTCCATGTGAGCCAGTATTTGCGTGGAAAATGAGCAAGCACCTGACTTCTAGCAAGGGATTGGGGTCTGCAGTGAAGCAAGTGAGTCCAGGGGTACCTCTGAGCCAGTTTGGGTACCCCATACACACAGAGCCAGAGAGCAcctgggctgggagaaggggcACTGCTCCCCATTTCTCACTCGGCTGAGAATCGGTTTTGCTTCCATAAGAGAAAGGTCAGCGGGACTTAGGAAGGGAGGCAGAGGAACTGCAGACTTAGTGCACCTTAAAACAAAAGGACATCTAACCTGCCCTTAGATCTCACTCCAAGACAGAAAAGAGCTATGGCATGTCCTACACTCACAACTACTCCAAACACACCCAGACGCATGCAAAACGTGTCCTGCTCCCCCTGGGCTGCAGAAAACCCTCCCGGCAGTGGCACCAGCCAGCACCAGGCTCTGATCagccccccagctctgcccgtTCCCACCCCACTCCTGGCCCTCCCGCCCGATCCCAGCAGGCGGGCGAGGGGTGGATTATCGATCCGAAATGCATAGGTATGGACACGGCAGGGACACAGCATCCCGGCGGGAAGGGTCACCGCAGcggccccagctgccagcaggcaCAGCCGTGCTCCTTGCTCCATCTGGGTGGAAAGCAGCATTTGCCACGGGCACAGTTCAACCACACTCATGCTCCTTGCACTGCCCTGCAAGGAAAGACGAGTCCTTTAGGTCAGACAGCCTCTGCGCCAGCTGCAAGTACTCGATTCCACTTCCTGGGAAACCCTCCAGCTCAGCAAACCCTCTTCTGCGCCCTTGTGCCAGCCAGGCTCTATTTCTGACAGAGGAGGAGCCACGTTTCCAACCACAACAACAAAGGCAGGAGAACCCAAGAGGTCTGCTTTGGCTCGGAAACCCTGTTCGTctgcagcaggctggggacacccaaGTCCTCACGTGCATGCCTGGCACTACCCTACTTGGGAGGTATCACGACTATGGGCTGCCCTCGCTTGGGTCTCCACATGAGGACCTGGGCGTCGTTGGCGTTGGGCTTCACTAGTGCGTTTGGTGGGATGGGCTCCATCCTGCTGAGGATCCgcggctgctcctgctgagtCCTTCCCACCAGCCGTgcccgctgccccagcagctgcatgGGATCGACCTCAATGTCCACTCGCATCCTCCACTTTATAGTCTGCAAGATGATCTTCTCCTTGGTGGTTGTGTTCATGGCCACGAGCCACGTGGTAAAGCTCTGGTCCCTTTTAATCCTGGTCAGCAATGGCACGTTACTGTTGCTCACAGGGACAGCCCACGTCACACTAGGGTAGAAATTGTCATTCATGCTCACCGAGAACCTGGAGATCTTGTTAGTGGGCCCGACCAGGGTCACGGTTTCTGTGGTGTTTCCATACCAGGGGTAGCTCACACCATCCGAGTCACTGATGGCTTTTACTCTTCCTTCTCGCAGGtcaggcagctcccagcttgACCTAGTGAATGGGAAGAGAAAGGTGAGCAGGGAAATGTCAGAAACAGTGCCCAGTGAGGGATGGGGAAGCCAGCAACACAGGgaccctctccctgccagcagcaaacTCTCAGGGACAACCTGAAGAACAAATTCAGCTTCTGTTCCTTTACTGAGACCCACGTGTCCAGCTCAAGCCTTTGCTCTGCCAACACAATACCATTTTAATTAACCTGCAATTAAACTGACTGGGCCAAAACCCACTGCTGAGGCTCCTTGGGGTCACTCTCTCTTTAATCGGCTCCTGCACTGGAGCACAGCCTTCCCAATCCACCAGCTGCAGCACCCTGACCAGGGCAATGGCCCAGCCTGTCTGCAACCCCAACCAAGAGGTCTGCAATTTTTATACCTTAAATACAGAGACATGCACAACAATTAAATCCCACAATTATGCCTTGCCACTGGCACAACAAAATCCCTGCAATATGGCTGGGGGGTGGAATTCAGCCCAAATCTTTGCTGCTGACCATGTTACCAACACTGTGTGGCTATGGCAAGGCCTGCATGGCAATTACAAGGGAGTAGTGttggagcagaggggctggcgCCACACTTCTGCCTCCCCCCCAAATGATGACCTCCACTCACTCCAATGTCCCCAAGTGCTCCAGTGCCCCACACACACCAATCTGACACGATACAAGGATGCAAGCAGGCAGCATAAGGgcctgctgctcccccagcacccacatctgtggcaccagcagcaggagcccacCAACGAGCTACAGAACAGACCCCTCTGGACATCTCCCGTCTTGCACCACCTCTTTCAAAAGGCATGAGACACGGACACAGAGCCTCCCAGCATCCCCACAAGTCACCCGTACACTCAGCCTTGGGAAAGGCTGTTTTCCAGCCACCACTTCTGCCAAGCACCGCAACCTTTCCTTCTTCTAACACAAGCCAAGGGGGCaactcccccagcactgcccgcGCTCACGTCCAAGTCCCAAAGAAAAAACGGTGCTTGGTGGGAGACAGCGGCCGCAAAGCCCTCGGAAGGGCGATCTCCAGGCCACCAGCATGGTGCAGGAGCCGCTGTGGGGCGCGAGGAGCAGGAATTGTGGCGTCGGGGAGAGGGTGCTGGGGTGAAGGTGTTGCCCGTGCGTGGCTGCGGCAGCGGAGGTGGGGTAGAGGGGCAGCACGTGGCGCCGGGGGTGCAGCACGGGGCGCCGGGGGTGCAGCACAAGGGTGCCTGCGGGCGAAGCAGGGCAGGTGCCCGCACCGGGGAGCCAACGCCGTACGCAGCCCGGAGCCCGCCCAGGCCCCCGTGCCCCCATCCCCGGTGCCGTGCCCGGCCCCGTGCCCGCCCGCGGTGCTTACACGCCGAGGTCGCTGTAGGTGTTGTAGAACTCCATGTGGTTGCAGGCCTGGATCCAGCCCACCACCCAGGTGTGCCGCCGGGCGATGGGCGGCATGAGGACGCGGGCGGAGGCGCGGAAGTAGGGCGTGCGGTACCGCAGCACCACCGGCGAGCTCTCCTCGATGGCCGTGGCCGCCGGCTCGATGGTGGCCGACACGTCCGACACCACGATCTGCTCCCGGCGCACCCGCGCCTTGCAGGCCACGCTCTGCAGGCACCCCATGGCCGCGGCCGAGCCGCCGTCACCGCGGGCCCGGGGGGGCGGCCggtcccgccgccgcccgcccgccgcgcaTCGCCGCCCGCTGCACGGCGCCCGCACCGGCGCCGGCACGGCGAAggcgccgctgccgccgcgccTCTTGCGGCCCTCGCCGGCCGCCGTATGCCGGCCGAGGCGGGCACGTGCACGCCGGTGGGCGGGGCGCGCCGGGGGCTCCGCGGCGACCACGTGCGTCACGGGCGGAAGCGGAACAGGAAGCGGAAGCGGCGCCGGGGCCACCCGGTACCGGGGGAAGCGCGGGCGCACCGCACCCGCCGCGTCCTTGGGGACACGCCGGGGACGCACCGAGAGGGGGGGAACCGCGCCCCGGCGGTGCGGtagcgcggggcgggggggtaCCGGCCAGGGcgcggggagggggagagggaggcgGCCCCGGGCAGGGTGACATGCTGGGTCCCGAGCGGGCCCAGCAGCGGGTGACCGGCGCCGGCCTCCCGCAGGCCGCCTCCCGTCGCCATGCCGAGCCCCCGGAGCAGCCGCGAGCGACGcgccggcggcagcggcggccgccTGGAGttcctgtccctgagccagcGCGGGCCCGCCGCCCCCGACAGCCCCTCCCGCCGCAAGGAGTCCAGcggcgccgcggccgccccgctgCCCGAGGAGGACTGCATGAAGCTGAACCCGTCCTTCGTGGGCATCGCcctcagctccctgctcgcCATCGACCTCTGGGCCTCCAAGCGCCTGGGCGTGTGCGCTGGAGAGGGCTCGGCCTGGGGCAGCGCCCGCCCCCTCATGAAGGTCGTGGAGGTGTCGGGGCATGGCATCCCCTGGCTGCTCGGCACCTTCTACGGGCTCTGCCAGAGTGACAGCTCGGCAGCCAGGGAGGTGCTGCTCAACCTGCTCTTTGGTGAGGCGGGGGGCTCGCCCCGGGGTtctgcaggcaggggctggggaggggggccCGAGgggtggggcagagctgggtaAACCTAAGTCCCGAGGACAGCAGCTGATTTTGAGCAACCTGTGCAGGCTCATCTGGGATGCCTGGTAGCAAAGGGAGTGACCCTACATCTTAAGGGCGTGGTGGCACCGGTACAACTCATCTGTCACCACTGCAACCACGCACTGCAAAACTCTCGACAGCTTAACTGCTCCTGCAGTTATAAAAAACTCTCAGGGATGAAGCCTCGTTTAGCTCTTCAAGCTTGTCAGAACAGCACATTCTTGGTGCAGCTTCCTAGTGTTGAGACACCAGCCCTTTccctggaaagctgctctggCACACAGACGTTCACCCTTGGATCCCTGCAGGCAGGGCCTTGGTGGATTGTTCTGTACCAGCCAGTGAGAAAACTTGATTTAAAGCATGAATGTTAATCTGGCGTGGTGTAGTattagacacacacacacagagtagcCTAGGCATGTTTAAGAGTACTCCTTTTTGCTTATTTAGAAACTGTAGTACCTCCAGAGCACCAGACTTTCTCAGATTCCTTGTTGTTACTCTTGTATTAAGTTGCAAATAATTAGGATCTCACACTTAGAATTTGAATTGAAATTTGCTTGGTGGGAAACGTAGGTTTGTGCATCTTTCTCATCTAGCAGCACACGGTTAAATTAcagccccacagcagagctgtgggaagggctgtggggGCCTCCAGCCTAACTTCTGCTCCATGGAGATctgtcccagcaccagggcCTTGTCCAGACCTCAGTGCTCTGGGCCAGAGCCACCCACCTCTTTGGGAAActgtcccagggctgcagcacccaTGTGGGGAAGGAGGATTCCCTCATGTCCAACTTGAATCTCCCAAATCCTGTGTAGAAAGAGAAGAAGCAATCGATCTAGACttacatgtgaaaaaaaaaaggaaatttgttCTTAAATGATTAACCAAAGGAAATGAACTGAAGTGACCAAAAGATTTAGTGTCCAGAAACAAGTCTTAGAACAAACAGAAGTTGGTCTCTTACACAACTTCCCTGGAAGAAGTAGCCTTGGCTGTGAGTGCTGTGCTAAGATGAGCTAACAGGGATGGAGAAAGCACCCTCTGCCCTACATGAGAAGCTGCTCTTGCCAAGTACTGGCTGAACACTTACCACAGGTACTTTGCCTTTTCTATTACAACAGCCTTTGGCTCTCAGGAGGCAAGCCACCATAAATTGTCCTTTAATCATCTCTTGGAAACCAAAGCATGGTTAActttttccccagcagcagggagaagccACATCCCAGGAACCCTGGCACCACACCAACTCTGAGCCTTTCCCACTGACCTGTGCCTTAGTAGAGAGGGTTGATCATTCACCCAGCTGTTTTGACCCCAGTCACCAGGGTAGACAGAGCAATGCAGAGTCAGCACTACCAGGAAGGGAGCTGTGGGGACTTAATGCCTGTGCTGCCTTCAGATTAAGGAGCAGATTGAGCCCCAAGTCATGGCAAGATCAGATTTTGCGCAGAGAGAAAAGCCCTGGGGTgcaggctgggcagagccctgTTGGCTGTGGCAGGCCAAGGGTCTGGCGGGGCaggagggatgtgtgcagaggAGTAGAGGTGGAGGATGTGCTCATGCTGCTGCAGAagaccaggagcagctgggtgcTGTGCTCTCCGTTCCTGGGTATTGCAGCTGTGGGGAATAACGCTGCCCTCTGGCAGCTTTGAGCAGCCAAGTGCTCCCTTAACCCATCGCTCTGCTTTAAGTAACCCCCTGTTCCTGTCTCTCCCAGCGTTGCTGCTGGACCTGGTGATGGTGGCAGTGGTGAAGGGGCTCGTCAAGCGGCCGCGGCCCACCCACAACAAGATGGACATGTTCGTCACCATCTCTGTGGACAAGTACTCTTTCCCCTCGGGCCACGCCACCAGGGCCGCTCTCGTCTGCCGCTTCATCCTGCGCCACCTGGTCCTGGCCGTCCCGCTGCGTGTGCTCGTGGTGCTCTGGGCTCTCATCGTCAGCATCTCCCGGGTCATGCTGGGCAGGCACAACATGACGGACGTGCTCTtcgggctgctgctgggctaTGCACTGTACGGCATGGTGGAGCACTGCTGGCTGTCCCCGGCCACCGCACCCGCCCTCTTCGCGCTCTGGAGCCACTGACCGACCGCTGGCTTCATCACAAAGCAGGGGCCGTGTGCTGGTGTTCTGAGCACGCACAGGAAGGGGATTCTGGGACTTGAACTCGCATCCTAAACCACATCAGTCTGGCCAAGACTTCTACACgagctgtgctgcaggctcCAGGGCCTGCACTCAGATGTCTGGTGCTTTCTTGCCCTCCTGGTCAGCTGTCAGGCAGGGTCTGCACTGACTCTTCTCTGGTGACAAAAACCGgtctctgcagagcctggggaGGGCTCAGCACACTCATCCGGCAGCTCACTGCTAATACTGTGAATCTGCATGCGCTCACTGGGCACCTGCAATAGCCCATGGTGTACATGGTAGCTGTGACTTGCAGAGGTTTCTCTACAATCACCCCTGTATCTGTATCCTATAAATACACTGTTCATGCTGCTGTCATAAGTATACCCTGCACAGCCTGCTCTACAACACCTGCCTGGAGGGGACCCATGGGGGTCTCTCCTCACAGTTAGAAAGAGCTTTGCTTTCCTAAGCAATCTCTTCCATATTGCTCTCAATTTAAGTGCTGCACTAAGGCCAGATATTGAGCACACGGCTCCCAGAGCCATGGGGAAAGAATAGTGGGACTGAAGGATTGATCATCCGGTGGGTAACAGgggaagcagctcccagcagcagcctgctcgTGCAGCTTTTGTCCAGAGCTTCCCAGttcctttttccctccacaGGACTTTCAGTCTCTCAGGGGGTACAATGCATTCACAGCAATTCCTGATCGTTAGCATATTCCAGGTTGCAGAGagtcctgcagagccagcccagaAATACACCCAGCCCCAGGTCTGAGCCTTGCTTGCACCTCCTGCAGCAAGAGGCCCTGGCTCTGTCAGCCACTGCCACAGTTCCCTGTGCAGGCAGGCTGGCTCTCCTCCCCTGGCACCACTGGCAGCCTGTTTTTCACAGAGGGCTGCT encodes the following:
- the FAM78B gene encoding protein FAM78B; the encoded protein is MGCLQSVACKARVRREQIVVSDVSATIEPAATAIEESSPVVLRYRTPYFRASARVLMPPIARRHTWVVGWIQACNHMEFYNTYSDLGVSSWELPDLREGRVKAISDSDGVSYPWYGNTTETVTLVGPTNKISRFSVSMNDNFYPSVTWAVPVSNSNVPLLTRIKRDQSFTTWLVAMNTTTKEKIILQTIKWRMRVDIEVDPMQLLGQRARLVGRTQQEQPRILSRMEPIPPNALVKPNANDAQVLMWRPKRGQPIVVIPPK
- the PLPP6 gene encoding polyisoprenoid diphosphate/phosphate phosphohydrolase PLPP6 produces the protein MPSPRSSRERRAGGSGGRLEFLSLSQRGPAAPDSPSRRKESSGAAAAPLPEEDCMKLNPSFVGIALSSLLAIDLWASKRLGVCAGEGSAWGSARPLMKVVEVSGHGIPWLLGTFYGLCQSDSSAAREVLLNLLFALLLDLVMVAVVKGLVKRPRPTHNKMDMFVTISVDKYSFPSGHATRAALVCRFILRHLVLAVPLRVLVVLWALIVSISRVMLGRHNMTDVLFGLLLGYALYGMVEHCWLSPATAPALFALWSH